The Candidatus Methylomirabilota bacterium genomic interval TTGACCAGGCCGATGAGCCGCTCGGCGGATTCGGTCGCGTCGTGCACGAAGCTCATCAGCTCCTCGGAGATGCCCGGCGTCTGCGCGGCCAGCTCGAGCATCCACTTGATGCCCGAGAGCGGCGTGCGGAGCTGGTGCGTGACGAACGACACGAAGTCCGACTTGAGCTGGCTCACCTGCCGCTCGTGCGTGACGTCCTGGAGCGTCAGCGTGAGCCCGAGCGTCGCGCCGGCCGCGTCGCGGGTCGGCTGACCCGTCCAGTGGATGATCTTGCCGTGCCGGCGGAGGTCGAGGTCGCCGGCGCCGCCCTGCTCCGGGTCGCCGAGCAGCGCGCGCAGGGCGGTGAGGCCCGGCTCGGCCTCGGGCGCCGAGCCGGCGAACGCCATGAGCACGTCCGCGAGCGGCGTGCCTACGGCGTGGGCCGTGTCGAACCCGAGGAGCTCGCCGGCGCGCGCGTTGGTCGTCCGGATGTCGCCGTCGGGGCCGACGAGCAGGATGCCGTCGGAGGTCGAGCCGAAGATCTGCGCGAGGCGGACCCGCTGCGTCTGCGCCTCCTCGTAGATGTGCGCGTTCTCGAGCGCGGTCGCGAGCTGGTCGGCGTACGAGGTCAGCAGGCGGACCACCGTGTCCGGGAAGAGCTGCGGGGTCTTGTAGTAGAGCAGCAGCACCCCGATGACGCTGCGCTGCTGGCCGACGACCGGCAGGCCGGCGATGGACTGCACGCCCCGCGCGAAGTTCTCGGGGTGAACCATCTCACGCCGCTCCTCGATGTCGCGGATCAGGAGCGGCTGCCGCGTGTCGCGCACGTGGGCGGTGACCCCGCCGCGCCGCGCGTGGAGCGCGCGGCGCTGCTCCTCGGAGAGCCAGTGCCCGACGCTCCGGAGCACGCCGCCCTCGGCGTCGAGCAGGTTGATGACCGCCGAGTCGGCCCCGAAGGCGCGCGCCAGCTCCTCGAGGGCGCCGGTGAGCATGCGGTCCACGTCGAGCGTGCGCTGCAGCGCGCGGGTCGCCTGGTTCAGGAGCGCGAGGCCGCGCGAGAGGGTGCTCGCCTCCTGCTCGCGGCGCCGCGTCTCCTCGAGCAGGCGGATGTTCTCGAACGCCAGCGCCGCGTGGTCGGCGAGGGTCGCGACGAGCTGGGTCTCCCGCGGCGTGAAGTCGTGCGGGGTGAAGAAGTACTCCAACAGCACGCCGTGGACCTCGTCGCGGCTCATGATGGGCACCGCGAGGAAGGCGCGGGGCGACATCGTGTCGATGAGCGCGCGCGACGCCGGGCTGTAGCCGAGGTCCGGGTCGGTGGTCCGGTCCCGGGTCCACACCGGCCGGCGCTCCTTGAACGCGCGGCCGCCGACGCCCTCGCCCGATTTGAGAAACAGCCCGCGCGTCAGCTCGGGCGCGAGGTTCAGGCCGCGGCCGAAGACGAGCCCGTCCCGCTCGCGATCGAAGACGTAGATCCCGCTCGCCTCGCAGCCGGTCAGCTCGACGGTCTGCGTCACGATGAGGTCGAGGACGCGGTCGCGGTCCAGGCTGGTGGCGAGCTCGCGCGTGACCCCGTAGAGCTTCGTCGCCTCCTGCTCGCGCGCCCGGGTCTCCGCGTAGAGCCGGCTCTCCTCCAGCGCGATCGCGAGGTTCTGGCAGAGCGAGCTGAACGGCTCGACGCTCGACGCGGCGATCGGGCGCCGGCTCGGCTTGTTGTCGGCGCCGACCACCCCGATCACGCGATCGCCGGCCAGGAGCGGCGCGACGACGAACCGCCGGGACCGGAGGTAGGGGTGAGCGACGTGGGCGCGGTCGATCGAGCGCACGCTTCGGAGGTCCTCGTCGGACAGCACGGCCACGGGCCGCCGGCTCTCGAACGCCTGGTGGTAGGCGCCGGCGCCCGGCGCGAGCGGCAGGACCATGGACGGGACGCCGGCGTCGCCCTCGGAGGTCACGAGCTCCAGGCCGCCGCCGTCGGGTGTCACGAGGAACACGTTGACGCGATCGAAGCCGACCACCTCGCGCGCCGCCCGCGTGAACGCGCGGAGGCGCTCCTCGCGGTCCCAGGAGCTTTGCATCGCGATCGCCGCGCGATACAGCCGCGCGAGGAGCTGCCGGCCCTCGACGCTCTCGCGGAACAGACGCGCCTTCTCGATCGCGGTCGAGGCCTGATCGGCGAGCGCCTCCAGGAGGTCGATCTCGTCCGGGAGGAAGTGGCGCGCGCCCTGCGTGTAAACGTTCAGCGCGCCGAGGACCCGCCCGCGGCTCTTGAGCGGCACGCCGACGAATCCGCGGAATCCCCGCTCGAGCGCGCCCCGCTTGTGGGCCGGATCGAACGTCGTGTCCTGGGACAGGTCCTCGACCACGACCGTCTCACCCGTCGCGACGACCTTTCCTGAGAGGCTCTCGCCCGGCTTGATGCGCGGCCGGATCATGAGGGGCGCCGCCGACTCCGTGCGCGCGCCGACGACGAGGTCGTCGCCCTCGAGCAGGCGCAGGCCGGCCGCCTCGGCGCGCACGAGCCGCGCGGCCTGGTTGACGATGAGCGTGAGCACCTCGTCGGTGTCGTGGACGGCGGCGAGCTGGCGCGAGACGTCGTTCAGGACCTCGAGCCGCTGGCGGTTCCGCTCGGCCTGCTCGTAGAGGCTCGCGTTGCGGAGGAGGAGCCCGACCTGCTCGCAGACCTGGGTGACCATCCGGAGCTCGCGCTCCCCGAAGCGTCGGCGCTCCTTCCACCAGACGATGTAGAAGCCACCGGCCACGCGGTCCTCGATGAGCAGCGGCAGGAGGAGCCCGGACTGGTGGGGGAAGCTCCGGAACATCGCGTGGCTGAAGCGGGCGTCGGCGGCGACGTCGTCCGACCAGACCGGCCGCCGCTCGTTCCACACCGCCTCGTGGAAGCCCTGCTCCCGGAGCGGGAGCGGCGCCGTCGACAGCGTCGCGAGGTGCTCCTTCGGCACGTGGTACGCGGCCGTCGGCACGAGCTGGTCGGTCCCCGGGTCGTTGAGGTACGCGGCCGCGGTGTCCGCGCGGAGGAGCCTCGCCAGCGCCCGGCAGATTCGCCGGAGCGCCTCGCGGATGTCGAGCGTCGAGCTGACGGTGCTCGAGATCAGGACGAGCGCTTCGCTCTCCGCGAGCCGGCCTTGGATCTCCTCCTGGAGCCCTGCGTTCTCGCGCACGAGCCGCCGCCGCTCGAACACGCGACGGACGATCCGGCCGAGCCGCGCTACGTCCACGGGCTTCGCGAGGTAACCCGCGGCGCTCCCCTCGACCGTCTCCATGGCCGAGTCGAGCGTCTTCCGCTCCGCGACGACGATGAACTCGGGCGGCGCGCCGAGCTTTTGGGCGTCGCGCATGACGGTCGCGCCCTTGGTGTCGGGCAGGGCGAGCTCGAGGAGGACGAGACCGAAGGCGCCGCTCTTGATTTTCCGGAATCCCTCGGCGCCTGTACGGGCGACTTCCACCGCGTACCCCTCGCCCTTGAGGAAGTCGCGCAGCGCGTCGGTAACGCTGCGGTCGGCGTCGACCAGGAGGATCGCGTCCTCCACGCTCATATGATCGAGGCTATCAAAAAATGTCGCCAAACGCGCCGTTCTGGAGAAGGACGAGGGCGAGCCACAGGAGCTGGACGCCGACGAAGACGACGAGACCACGCTCGCGTCCGCCGGCAACGGCCGTCCGGTAGTGCCAGATACCGCCCGCGAGCGCCAGGAGGCCGAAGAAGGCGCCGGGGTAGGCGCCGAGGAGGCCGTAGCGGAGGGCGAGCCCGCCGGCGAAGCTCCAGAGCACCCAGGCGCCGAGCCAGTGGGCCACGACGGAGACGAGGATCGCGGCACGCGAGCCGGACCGGCCGAAGAGGCGGCTGAGCGCGACGGTCGCGACGCCGAGGACGAGGAGGGCGCCGAGGGACGCGAGCGCCCAGCGCGTCACGCGCGCTTCCCGATGAAGAACACGATCGTCCACGCGAGCGCGATCTTCGCAAGGAGGCCGAAGTAGGACGGCATCGGGTGTGACCTCCGCTGGTCCGAAAAATGTGCGCGAGTGTACGCCCGGCGCGCGCGGCGTGTCAATCGCAACATATTGACACTACAGGAGATTTCGCCCTATGATCACTGAATGAGTCCCACCCCGCGCGCGGCCGTTCCGTCCCTCCGGAGCATGACGGGCTTCGGCCGGGCCGAGGTCGCCGGGCCGACGGCGAGCCTGACCGTCGAAGCGCGCAGCGTGAACCATCGCCACCTCGACATCGCGGTCCGCGTGCCGCGCGCCCTCGCCGCCTTCGAGCTCGACGTGCGCCGGCTGGTGCAGACGCGGCTCGAGCGCGGCCGCGTCGAGGTCACCGTCCAGCTCACGCCGGCGCCGGGCGCGTCGTCGCAGACGGTCGGCGTGGACGCGGCGCTCGCCGCCGAGTACGTCGCGCGTGCGCGCGAGCTCGGCAACACGCTCGGCGTCCCGGGCGACGTGACGCTCGCGTGGCTCCTCGAGCGCCCGGGCGTCGTGCGGCTCGACGAGGCCCAGGCGCCCGCCCCGGAGGCCGCGTGGCCGATCCTGGCCGAGGCGGTCGGCCGGGCGCTCGACGCGCTCGTCGCGCGCCGGGCCGCCGAGGGCGAGGCGCTCGCCGCCGAGCTCGGCGCCCTCCGCGCCGACCTCCAGGAGCGGGTGGCCCTGATCACGGCGCGCATGCCCGCCGCGGTCGCGCGCTACGAGGAGCGGCTCCGCGAGCGGATCCGCGGCCTCCTCGCCGGCGCCGCGATGGACGAGGGGCGCGTCCTCACCGAGGTCGCGATCTGGGCCGAGAAGACCGACGTGCAGGAGGAGCTCGCGCGGCTCCGCGCCCACCTGACCGAGCTCGGCCAGGTCCTCGAGCGGGGCGGCCCCGCGGGCCGCGCGCTCGACTTCCTCATGCAGGAGCTCAACCGCGAGGTCAACACGATCGCCTCGAAGGCCGACGACCTCGAGGTGAGCCAGGCGGCCCTCGCCGCGAAGGGCGTCGTCGAGAAGATGCGCGAGCAGGCGCAGAATCTTGAGTAGCGGCCGCGGCGCGGCCGGGTGGGGTGCGGCCGGATGATCCGGCGGCGCGGCACGCTGTTCGTCGTCTCGGCGCCGTCGGGCGCGGGCAAGACGACGCTGTGCCGCGAGGCGCGCCTGGCCGTGCCCGGCCTCGCCTACTCGGTCTCGGTGACGACGCGGGCGCCGCGCGGCGGCGAGATCGACGGCGTGGACTTCCGCTTCGTGGACGAGCGCGAGTTCCGCGCGATGCTCGCGCGCGGCGAGTTCGCCGAGTGGGCGACCGTGCACGGCCACCTCTACGGCACCCCCGCGCGCCCGCTCGAGGAGGCGCTCCGCGGCGGCAACGACGTCCTGCTCGACATCGACACGCAGGGCGCCGCGCAGGTCCGCGCCCGCTATCCCGAGGCGGTGCTCATCTTCATCGTCGCGCCGTCCATGAAGGAGCTGGAGCAGCGGCTGCGGGAGCGGCGCTCCGACAACGAGCAGGAGATCGCGCGGCGCCTGGCGCGCGCGCGCGAGGAGATCGCGCTCTGGCGGCGCTACGACTACCTGCTGGTGAACCGTGACGTCAAGGAGGCCATGGAGCAGCTGGCCTCGATCATCCAGGCCGAGCGCAGCCGCACGGCGCGGCTCGGCCTGGCATTCCCCGACCTGGAGGTACCACATTGATGGCGTTCCCCTCGCTCGAAGGAGCCCTCAACAAGGTGTCGAACCGCTACATGCTCGTCGTCCTCGCGGCCAAGCGGGCGCGGCAGCTCAACCGCGGCGCGCCCCCGCGCGTCGCGAGCCACCACAAGAAGCCCACGAGCAGCGCGCTCGAGGAGATCGCGGCGGCCAAGGTCGAGTTCCGCGTGAAGGAAGAGGGGGAGACGCCGAAGGCATGAGCCTCGCGGGCCGCGAGCTGATCCTCGGCGTCACCGGCTCGATCGCCGCGTACAAGGCCGTCTACCTGCTGCGCGAGCTGACCCGGCTCGGCGCCGCGGTGACCGTGTGCCTCTCCGAGCACGCGCGCGAGTTCGTGGGCCCGCTCACCTTCCGCACGCTCTCCGGCCGGCCGGTGCTGACGAACCTGTTCGACCCGCAGAGCCCGGACGCCGTCGAGCACGTGGCGCTCGCCGAGCGCGCGGACGCGATCGTCGTCGCGCCCGCGACGGCGAACCTCCTCGCCAAGGCGGCGCACGGCCTCGCCGACGACTTCCTCACGACGCTCCTCCTCGCGGCCCGGGGGCCCGTGGTGATCGCGCCCGCGATGGACGGCGGCATGTGGGAGCACCCGGCGGTCGTCGCGAACGTCGCCACGCTGCGCGCGCGCGGCGTGGCGGTGCTCGAGCCCGACGCGGGGGCGCTCGCGTCCGGCCTCTCCGGCAAGGGGCGGTTCCCCGAGCCGGACGCGATCGTGGAAGCGATCCGGCGCGCGCTCACGCCGGTGCGCGACCTCGCGGGCGAGCGCCTGCTGGTGACGGCCGGGCCCACGCGGGAGCCGGTCGACCCGGTGCGCTACCTCTCCAACCGCTCGTCCGGCCGGATGGGCTACGGCCTCGCGGC includes:
- a CDS encoding GAF domain-containing protein — its product is MSVEDAILLVDADRSVTDALRDFLKGEGYAVEVARTGAEGFRKIKSGAFGLVLLELALPDTKGATVMRDAQKLGAPPEFIVVAERKTLDSAMETVEGSAAGYLAKPVDVARLGRIVRRVFERRRLVRENAGLQEEIQGRLAESEALVLISSTVSSTLDIREALRRICRALARLLRADTAAAYLNDPGTDQLVPTAAYHVPKEHLATLSTAPLPLREQGFHEAVWNERRPVWSDDVAADARFSHAMFRSFPHQSGLLLPLLIEDRVAGGFYIVWWKERRRFGERELRMVTQVCEQVGLLLRNASLYEQAERNRQRLEVLNDVSRQLAAVHDTDEVLTLIVNQAARLVRAEAAGLRLLEGDDLVVGARTESAAPLMIRPRIKPGESLSGKVVATGETVVVEDLSQDTTFDPAHKRGALERGFRGFVGVPLKSRGRVLGALNVYTQGARHFLPDEIDLLEALADQASTAIEKARLFRESVEGRQLLARLYRAAIAMQSSWDREERLRAFTRAAREVVGFDRVNVFLVTPDGGGLELVTSEGDAGVPSMVLPLAPGAGAYHQAFESRRPVAVLSDEDLRSVRSIDRAHVAHPYLRSRRFVVAPLLAGDRVIGVVGADNKPSRRPIAASSVEPFSSLCQNLAIALEESRLYAETRAREQEATKLYGVTRELATSLDRDRVLDLIVTQTVELTGCEASGIYVFDRERDGLVFGRGLNLAPELTRGLFLKSGEGVGGRAFKERRPVWTRDRTTDPDLGYSPASRALIDTMSPRAFLAVPIMSRDEVHGVLLEYFFTPHDFTPRETQLVATLADHAALAFENIRLLEETRRREQEASTLSRGLALLNQATRALQRTLDVDRMLTGALEELARAFGADSAVINLLDAEGGVLRSVGHWLSEEQRRALHARRGGVTAHVRDTRQPLLIRDIEERREMVHPENFARGVQSIAGLPVVGQQRSVIGVLLLYYKTPQLFPDTVVRLLTSYADQLATALENAHIYEEAQTQRVRLAQIFGSTSDGILLVGPDGDIRTTNARAGELLGFDTAHAVGTPLADVLMAFAGSAPEAEPGLTALRALLGDPEQGGAGDLDLRRHGKIIHWTGQPTRDAAGATLGLTLTLQDVTHERQVSQLKSDFVSFVTHQLRTPLSGIKWMLELAAQTPGISEELMSFVHDATESAERLIGLVNDLLDASRLESGTLKMKPEPTGLAELTKSVLDELTMLVRARGHQLSLVGAEAAPRVLADPQLLRQVILNLTSNAIKYTPTGGAVTVRIAREDGVARWAITDTGVGIPRAAQSRLFEKFFRAENAPTIETEGTGLGLYLVRLIVERLGGRVWCESEEGRGSTFLFTLPLSE
- a CDS encoding YicC/YloC family endoribonuclease, whose translation is MSPTPRAAVPSLRSMTGFGRAEVAGPTASLTVEARSVNHRHLDIAVRVPRALAAFELDVRRLVQTRLERGRVEVTVQLTPAPGASSQTVGVDAALAAEYVARARELGNTLGVPGDVTLAWLLERPGVVRLDEAQAPAPEAAWPILAEAVGRALDALVARRAAEGEALAAELGALRADLQERVALITARMPAAVARYEERLRERIRGLLAGAAMDEGRVLTEVAIWAEKTDVQEELARLRAHLTELGQVLERGGPAGRALDFLMQELNREVNTIASKADDLEVSQAALAAKGVVEKMREQAQNLE
- the gmk gene encoding guanylate kinase → MRRRGTLFVVSAPSGAGKTTLCREARLAVPGLAYSVSVTTRAPRGGEIDGVDFRFVDEREFRAMLARGEFAEWATVHGHLYGTPARPLEEALRGGNDVLLDIDTQGAAQVRARYPEAVLIFIVAPSMKELEQRLRERRSDNEQEIARRLARAREEIALWRRYDYLLVNRDVKEAMEQLASIIQAERSRTARLGLAFPDLEVPH
- the rpoZ gene encoding DNA-directed RNA polymerase subunit omega; protein product: MAFPSLEGALNKVSNRYMLVVLAAKRARQLNRGAPPRVASHHKKPTSSALEEIAAAKVEFRVKEEGETPKA
- the coaBC gene encoding bifunctional phosphopantothenoylcysteine decarboxylase/phosphopantothenate--cysteine ligase CoaBC — translated: MSLAGRELILGVTGSIAAYKAVYLLRELTRLGAAVTVCLSEHAREFVGPLTFRTLSGRPVLTNLFDPQSPDAVEHVALAERADAIVVAPATANLLAKAAHGLADDFLTTLLLAARGPVVIAPAMDGGMWEHPAVVANVATLRARGVAVLEPDAGALASGLSGKGRFPEPDAIVEAIRRALTPVRDLAGERLLVTAGPTREPVDPVRYLSNRSSGRMGYGLAAAALRRGAAVTLVSGPTALTPPPGAVFVPVQTAEDMREAVLQHLASATIVIKAAAVADYRARQAAPVKIKGKRDLTLELTPNPDILAEVAARHTGAFIVGFAAETNDVAANAREKLERKGIDLLVANDVSQKGIGFDADENEVLLLDRWGGHKPLPRMTKADVADAILTHVLALRAGAGAKKVAR